One genomic region from Argentina anserina chromosome 2, drPotAnse1.1, whole genome shotgun sequence encodes:
- the LOC126783459 gene encoding ethylene-responsive transcription factor ERF109 encodes MQNYSKRPKLDAATAPPQLTQNPLAPPPRRLSHEQELTVIVSALRNVVAGNTTANTMDFNSLFPSYYCPTVTSSTSSAPAQFSGSDVDTCPVCNIRGCLGCNFFPPVQEESNKKGPKKRVKKNFRGVRQRPWGKWAAEIRDPRRATRVWLGTFQTAEEAARAYDKAAIEFRGPRAKLNFPFPDNSLTSMNQEIATPPAQAPIQVLPQKQNKVVAADREAKHENKSEDSKEMECDREFWERIGEDELFQQWIMTDYAACHSSDSGNGSAGNSHSY; translated from the coding sequence ATGCAAAACTACTCCAAGCGACCCAAACTCGACGCAGCCACAGCCCCACCGCAGCTTACCCAAAACCCACTTGCTCCACCGCCTCGACGCCTCTCCCACGAGCAAGAACTCACCGTAATTGTGTCCGCTCTTCGTAACGTCGTCGCCGGCAACACCACCGCCAACACCATGGACTTCAACTCTCTCTTCCCTTCCTACTACTGCCCCACCGTCActtcctccacctcctccgCTCCCGCCCAATTCTCTGGCTCCGATGTCGACACGTGTCCTGTTTGTAACATTAGAGGCTGTCTCGGATGCAATTTTTTCCCGCCGGTTCAGGAGGAGAGCAACAAGAAGGGACCCAAGAAGAGGGTGAAGAAGAACTTCAGGGGAGTGAGGCAGCGGCCTTGGGGGAAATGGGCCGCCGAAATCCGAGACCCGAGGAGAGCCACTCGGGTCTGGCTCGGTACATTCCAAACGGCCGAGGAGGCGGCCCGAGCCTACGACAAGGCAGCCATTGAGTTTCGCGGCCCCAGAGCGAAGCTCAATTTCCCATTTCCGGATAATTCTTTGACGTCGATGAACCAAGAAATCGCAACGCCGCCGGCACAGGCGCCCATTCAGGTACTACCCCAGAAGCAGAATAAGGTAGTTGCTGCCGATCGCGAAGCAAAGCATGAGAACAAGagcgaggattcaaaagaaatgGAATGCGATCGCGAGTTCTGGGAAAGGATTGGAGAAGACGAGCTGTTTCAGCAATGGATTATGACGGACTACGCAGCTTGTCATTCGTCGGATTCTGGAAACGGATCTGCCGGAAATTCTCACAGTTACTAA
- the LOC126784556 gene encoding uncharacterized protein LOC126784556, whose product MMILLPCHQCMSLKEIDFEDEIDVLLSGCPRLEDLELNLCNVPRDLDISSVSLSELEISNCHAVDFEVNCKNLAIFVFRSECSCAHHDDEALFLWECGNLLFLYVTGVGLKQLHLLGCEQSMENHIYTPSLVYFFFSGVVEAKIHFKQLPPGLLDATVRITNLWWSFEYYSFLRDFLGSFDCCRELEIEIRDAEVLFNLVFNSPLV is encoded by the coding sequence ATGATGATCCTATTACCCTGCCATCAATGCATGTCGCTCAAAGAGATTGATTTCGAAGACGAAATTGATGTCTTGCTTTCGGGCTGCCCTCGTCTGGAGGACTTGGAATTGAATCTGTGTAATGTTCCCAGGGATCTTGATATCTCGAGTGTGAGTCTTTCAGAATTGGAAATCTCGAACTGCCACGCTGTGGATTTTGAAGTAAACTGTAAAAATCTTGCGATTTTCGTGTTCCGTTCCGAGTGTTCCTGTGCACATCATGATGATGAAGCTCTGtttttgtgggaatgtggCAACCTGCTGTTTCTTTATGTTACTGGTGTGGGGTTGAAACAACTTCATTTGCTTGGATGTGAACAGAGTATGGAGAATCACATTTACACTCCAAGTCTGGTGTATTTTTTCTTTAGCGGAGTTGTCGAGGCCAAGATCCATTTTAAGCAATTGCCACCAGGTTTGTTGGATGCTACAGTCAGAATCACTAATCTGTGGTGGTCCTTTGAATATTATTCGTTTCTGAGAGACTTTCTTGGAAGTTTCGATTGCTGCAGAGAACTGGAGATAGAGATTCGTGATGCTGAGGTATTATTCAATCTCGTCTTCAATTCGCCTCTTGTTTAA